From Curtobacterium sp. MCBA15_012:
GAGGCGCCCGCGAGCTGGGGCGAGTTCTTCGCCGAGTACCGCATCCGTGACTTCGTCCGCCGCATCGTCGACCGTGGCGGGTTCGACGGTGCCGAGGCGGCGGTGTTCGACCGGGTCGCCGACCGGGTCGCGGACGGGACGCTCGGCTCCCCGCAGCCCGCGCTCGTCGGCGACGGACCGGCCCGCCTGCACGGCGACCTCTGGGCGGGCAACGTGCTCTGGCCCACCGACCGGAGCGAGCCGACCGGCGCGGTGCTCATCGACGCGACCCCGCACGGCGGCCACGCCGAGACCGACCTGGCCCTGCTGGCGCTGTTCGGACTGCCGCGTCTCGAGACGGTCCTGGCCGGCTACGACGCCGAGTCGCGGTTGGCCGACGGCTGGCAGGAACGGGTCGAGCTGCACCAGCTGGCGCCGCTGCTGCTGCACGTGTTCCTGTTCGGCGGCTCCTACGCCGACGACGCCCTGCGCGCCGCCCGCCGCTACGCCTGACCCAGTCGCAGGCCGGTTCCAGCCCGCCGTCCGGACTCCGCCTGACCCGGTCGCAGGCCGGTTCCGGCCCGCCGTCCAGACCCCGCCTGACCCGGTCGCCGGTCGGCTCCGGCCCGCCGTCCGGACCCCGCGCACGTCCGGCGGCCGGCGAGGCCCGAGGTCGGACCGCCGGTCCCGCTCCCCCGCTGACGCAACCGGTGCACGACCCCCGGGGAACGGGCACCGGGATCGTCAGCAGCTCCCCCACGGCTCGGTGCCCGGCCCGGCGTGGGGCCCGCTCGGGCCGGGCACCGGGCGTCGACCGGCGACCGCGGCGCACCGCGACGCGCCCGCCGGAGCCGACCCGCGCCTCCCGTCCGGTCGGTCTGTTGCGTGCGCGGTATACCAACCCGTAGCATCGGCTCACCCCACCCCACCGGGCCCGGCCGCCACCAGACGGTCTGCCCACGGCGAGCGCTCCACCGATGCAGCCTGGCCGACCGCTGCCGGCACTCGTTGCACTGGATCCGCTCGTGAACCCCTCCCCCTTCGGCCTGTACGACCCTGCTCGCGAGTCGAGCGACTGCGGCGTCGGCTTCATCACCCGTCTCGACGGCACCCCGAGCCACGACGTCCTGGTGAAGGGCGACGAGGCGCTCTGCTCGATCCCGCACCGCGGCGGCAAGTCCGCCGAGGGCGTGGGCGACGGGGCGGGTGTCAGCATCGACCTGTCCGTCGAGTTCTTCAGCGCGATCACCGGGCAGGCCCTGCGCGCCGGGCACTTCGGCGTCGCGAACTGCTTCGTGCCGAGCGACCCCGACGAGCGTGCCGACGCCGAACGGCTCGTGACCGCGGAGCTCGACCGCCAGGGCTTCGAGCTGCTCCTCGTGCGCGACGTCCCGGTCGACCACTCCGTCGCCCGTCCCGAGGCCGAGCGGTACCAGCTGCCGATCGTGCAGTGGGTGTTCCGCGCCCCGGAGGACTGGGCCCGCGCCGACGTCGACGCGGCCGCGAACCGAGCGCTGCTCGCGATCGAGGCGGTGTCCTACGCCCGAGCCGCCGAGACCCGCGCCCCGCACGCCGCCCTGTACCCGCTGTCGCTCAGCGCACGCACGCAGGTGCTCAAGGGGCGCCTGAACTCGGGCGAGGTGATCGGGTACTTCACCGACCTGCGCGACCCGCGGCACTCGGTCCGGACGCTGTACTTCCACGCGCGCTTCTCGACGAACACCGAGCCGCACCCGACGATGGCCCAGCCATTCCGACTGATGGCGCACAACGGCGAGCTGAACACCGACCGCAAGAACCGCCTGTCCGACGAGGCCTCGGCCCGGGCCCGCACGCGCAGCATCGTGCGTCCGCCCGGGCAGTCCGACTCGAGCCGGCTCGACCAGACCCTGCAGAGCCGGGTGTTCGAGGACGGCCTGGACATCGTCGAGGCTGTCGTGACCCTGATGCCGCCGGCGTGGGAGAACGACCGCACGCTGAGCCCGGCGGTGCGGGACATGCTCGAGTACCACTCGCTGTACGAGGAGAAGAACGACGGCCCGGCCGCCGTGATCTTCAGCGACGGCGACGTCGTCGGCGCCCGCCTCGACCGGCTCGGCCTCCGCCCGCTGCGCACGGTGCAGACGGACGAGTACCTCATCGTGGCGTCGGAGAGCGGCCAGGTGTCGTTCGACGCCGACACCGTCGTGCACCGCGGCCGCATCGAGGCCGGCGGGATGCTCGTCGTGGACCACCGCACCGGCGCGGTCCTGCGCACCGACGAGGCCCTCGAGCTGCTCGCCACCCGGAAGCCGTACGGCGCGCTGCTGGACGCCGCCCGGGTCGACCTCGACGCGCTGCCCGCGCCCGACTACGACCGCGGCGCGAGCACGCTCGGCTACGACGGCGACCTGTCGCTCGCGGGGCGCTACGTGGCGTACTCGCTGAACCAGGAGAGCTTCCGGTTCATGCTCGACCCGATGCTCGCGACCGGATCGGAGCGCATCTCGGCGATGGGCTACGGCACCGCGATCAACGCGCTGAGCGACACCGAGGGCGGCATGGCGAAGTACTTCTCGCAGCGCTTCGCCCAGGTGACGAACCCGCCGCTCGACTCGATCCGCGAGGCCGACGGCATGTCGATGCGGGTCGCCCTCGGTGCCAAGCTCGACGCGCACGCCAGCGCAGGAGCCCCGGTCACCGACGGCGCCGGCACCGCCCCCACCCGCCAGATCGTCGTGCAGTCCCCCGTGCTCGGCCACCTCGACATGGTCCGCCTGCGCGACCAGACCGTCGTCCCGCTCGAACGCTTCGACATGCTCTACGTCCCCGTGCTCGGCGACGAGCAGGCCAACGCCGCGGCCGTCCGCTCGGCGGTCGACGCGCTGTGCGACGCCGTCGAGGCGTTCGCCCGCACCTCGGGCGGCATCGCCGTCCTGACCGACCGCGCGGTGTCGTCGACGCACGCCCCGCTGCCCGTGATCCTGGCCGTCGCCGCGGTCAACCAGCGGCTCATCGAGACCGGCCTGCGCCTGCGGCTGTCGATCGTCGCCGAGTCCGGACAGCTGCCGTCGTCGCACCACGTGGCGACCGCGCTCGGCTTCGGCGCCTCGGCCGTGTACAGCCTGTCGGCACGACTGCGTGCGGAGGAGCAGTACCCCGCCGAGGCCGCCCCCGCCGGCGAGGTCACCGCGACCGACCTGGCGCTGCAGCGGTTCCGGAAGGCCGCCGAGAAGGCCCTCGCGAAGACCATGGGCCGCGTCGGGCTGTGCACCGCGGAGAGCTACATCGGCGGCGCGTTCTTCGAGCCGAACTACCTCGACACCGGCGACGACCTGTTCGCGCGGGTGTTCCCGTACATGCAGGCACCGGTCGGCGGCGTCGGCTTCGCGCGCATCGCCCAGGCCGCGACGGACTGGCACGAGCGCGCACGATCGGTCGCATCGGCGGCCCAGGTCCCGCTCCTCGGGCTGTTCAAGGAGCGCTCGGACGGCGCGGGCCACTCGTTCGGCGTCGCGAGCGTCCGCGGCTTCGGCGGCATGACCGAGGAACGCCCGGCGTTCGAGCGCGCGGGCGACTCCGAGGCGCTGCGCCTGCTCACCCTCGGGCAGCTCGACGACGCCTTCGGCATCACCGACAGCGCGTACCGCCACACCGGGTACGACCGGCTGAGCGACGCCGAGGTCGACGCGCACCGGATCACCCCGGGCTACGTGTCGTTCCTGCAGACCACGCACGACGAGCGCTCGCGTCGCCCGGCCGCGCTCCGCGACGTGCTCGCGCTGCCCGCCGACGTCACCGGCATCGACACCGCCGAGGACTTCGCGCGCGAACTCGGCCGCTTCTCGACGAGCGGCAACGCGAGCATCACGGTGCGCGGGCTGTCCGGCTCGCGTCCGGCGTCGTCCGACGGTCTGCCGGGAGGCGCGGCCCGCTTCCGCCTGGAGCTCACCTCGACGGGACCCACGGGTGCCGTGCGCCACACGGCCCTCGCGGACGGGCTCGCGCTGCTGCACCCCGGCCAGGTCGCCGTCGACACGGTCGACGACGACCAGGTGACGCTGCGCGCCACGGGCGGCGCGGCCGCCCTGCTCGCCCTGCTGCAGAGCGCCCCCGCGAGCGTCGACCTCGACGAGGTCCAGCCCGCCCACGAGGTCACCCGCACGCTGGCGTCCGGCGCGATGAGCCACGGCGCCCTCGTCGCCGCGGCGCACGAGGCGGTCGCGCACGGCACGAACATGGTCGGCGGCATGTCGAACTCCGGCGAGGGCGGCGAGCACCACACCCGCTACGGCACCATCCGCGGCTCCCGGATCAAGCAGTTCGCCTCCGGCCGGTTCGGCATCTGGGCCGGGTACCTCGCCGACCCGATGCTCGAGGAGCTCGAGATCAAGATCGGCCAGGGTGCGAAGCCGGGCGAGGGCGGCCAGCTGCCCGCGCCGAAGGTCACGGTCGACATCGCCGCGGCGCGCGGTGGCACCCCGGGCGTCGAGCTCATCTCGCCGCCGCCGCACCACGACACGTACTCGATCGAGGACCTCGCGCAGCTCATCCACGACTGCAAGGCCGCCCGCGTGCGCGTCGTCGTGAAGCTCGTGTCCTCCGAGGGCATCGGCACGATCGCGGTCGGCGTCGCGAAGGCCGGCGCCGACGTCATCAACGTCGCGGGCAACACCGGCGGCACGGGTGCCGCGGCCGTCACGAGCCTGAAGTACGCGGGGCGCTCCGCCGAGATCGGCGTGGCCGAGGTGCACCAGGCCCTCGTGGCGAACGGCCTGCGGCAGAAGGTCACGCTCCGCTGCTCGGGCGCCCACCAGACCGGCTCCGACGTCGTCACGAGCGCCCTGCTCGGCGGGGACTCGTTCGAGTTCGGTACGACGGCGCTCATGATGCTCGGCTGCGTGATGGCGAAGAACTGCAACGTGAAGTGTCCGGCGGGCCTGACCACGAACCCGGAGGCGTTCGAGGGCGACCCGCGCGCGCTCGCGCAGTACCTGCTGAACATCGCGCACGACGTCCGGCAGATCCTCGCCCGCCTCGGCCTGCGGTCGCTCCGCGAGGCCCGGGGGCGCACCGACCTGCTCCAGCTCCTCGACCACCCGGCGAGCGTCGGGCGGCTCGACGTCCGCGGCCTGCTCGCCCGGGTGCCCGAGAAGGTCGTCACCGACCCGGAGTACCTCGAGAAGGACTACCGCACCGACGACGCCCTCATCGAGCAGGTCCGCGCCGCGCTGGTCGAGGGGCACGAGGCCGCGCTGACGATCGACGGCGTCCTGCTCGGCAACGCGGACAAGTCCGTCGGCGGCCAGCTCGGCATCGACCTCGAGCGCGTCCTGAACCACGAGCTGCGGGGCGTCGACCTGTCGGCGCACCCCGCGGTCACGACGGACGACCGTGGTCGCCGCCGGCTCGTCGACGGCGCCCTCACGGTGCGCACCTCCGGCTCGGCCGGGCAGTCGTACGGCGTCTTCACGAACGACGGCACGACCCTCGAGCACACCGGCACCGCGAACGACGGCGTCGGCAAGAGCCAGTCCGGCGGCCGCATCGTCGTGCGTGCGCCCGGCGGCGGCAGCGCCGAGCGGGGCGGCAACGTCCTCGTCGGCAACTTCGCGCTGTTCGGCGCGACCGGTGGCCGCACGTTCGTCGAGGGCGAGGCCGGCGACCGGTTCGCCGTCCGCAACTCCGGCGCGACCGCGGTCGTCGAGGGCCTCGGCGACTTCGGCTGCGAGTACATGACCGGCGGCGCGGTGTTCAACCTCGGCGGCTTCGGCAAGGGCCTGGGCAACGGCATGTCCGGCGGGTTCCTGTACCAGTACGACCCGACCGGCCGGGTGACCGAGCGGGCGAGCACCGACTCGCTCCTGGTGTTCCCCGTGACCGAGACCGCACGCGGGGCGTTCCACGAGGCGGCCGCCCGGCTGCTGCTCGAGTGGCACCTCGAGGCCACCGGTTCGGCACGCGCCGAGCAGCTCCTGGCCGACTGGGACACCACCCGCACGCACGTGTACGTCGGCATGCCCCGGGCGCTCCTGCTCAGCCAGGACGCGGACGAGATCCTCGCGGCGGCGACCCGCACGGAGCTCCTCGACGAACTCGCGACCTCGGTCGCGACGGACAAGCTCCGTGCGTTCAAGACCGACTACCGCGACCGGCGCACGGTGCTCGACGGCCGCGCCCCCGCGCTCGGCGACCAGGGCGGCGACACGTTCTCGCTGCTGTCGTCGTACACGGTGCTCGCGGTCGCCCAGGACGTGGCGCAGGAGCGGGTGCCCGGCGCCGCCCCGGCCGACCCGCGGGTCACCGAGGCCGTCCGGAACCTCGTCCTGACCGAGGACTTCCAGGTGAAGCAGCGCGTGGTCAAGTACCTGCGCGCGACCTTCGAGTCGTTCGCCGACGACGAGCTCGCCACGCTCATCGCCGTGAAGCGGCTCGACGACGCCAAGCGCGCGC
This genomic window contains:
- a CDS encoding glutamate synthase-related protein, producing the protein MNPSPFGLYDPARESSDCGVGFITRLDGTPSHDVLVKGDEALCSIPHRGGKSAEGVGDGAGVSIDLSVEFFSAITGQALRAGHFGVANCFVPSDPDERADAERLVTAELDRQGFELLLVRDVPVDHSVARPEAERYQLPIVQWVFRAPEDWARADVDAAANRALLAIEAVSYARAAETRAPHAALYPLSLSARTQVLKGRLNSGEVIGYFTDLRDPRHSVRTLYFHARFSTNTEPHPTMAQPFRLMAHNGELNTDRKNRLSDEASARARTRSIVRPPGQSDSSRLDQTLQSRVFEDGLDIVEAVVTLMPPAWENDRTLSPAVRDMLEYHSLYEEKNDGPAAVIFSDGDVVGARLDRLGLRPLRTVQTDEYLIVASESGQVSFDADTVVHRGRIEAGGMLVVDHRTGAVLRTDEALELLATRKPYGALLDAARVDLDALPAPDYDRGASTLGYDGDLSLAGRYVAYSLNQESFRFMLDPMLATGSERISAMGYGTAINALSDTEGGMAKYFSQRFAQVTNPPLDSIREADGMSMRVALGAKLDAHASAGAPVTDGAGTAPTRQIVVQSPVLGHLDMVRLRDQTVVPLERFDMLYVPVLGDEQANAAAVRSAVDALCDAVEAFARTSGGIAVLTDRAVSSTHAPLPVILAVAAVNQRLIETGLRLRLSIVAESGQLPSSHHVATALGFGASAVYSLSARLRAEEQYPAEAAPAGEVTATDLALQRFRKAAEKALAKTMGRVGLCTAESYIGGAFFEPNYLDTGDDLFARVFPYMQAPVGGVGFARIAQAATDWHERARSVASAAQVPLLGLFKERSDGAGHSFGVASVRGFGGMTEERPAFERAGDSEALRLLTLGQLDDAFGITDSAYRHTGYDRLSDAEVDAHRITPGYVSFLQTTHDERSRRPAALRDVLALPADVTGIDTAEDFARELGRFSTSGNASITVRGLSGSRPASSDGLPGGAARFRLELTSTGPTGAVRHTALADGLALLHPGQVAVDTVDDDQVTLRATGGAAALLALLQSAPASVDLDEVQPAHEVTRTLASGAMSHGALVAAAHEAVAHGTNMVGGMSNSGEGGEHHTRYGTIRGSRIKQFASGRFGIWAGYLADPMLEELEIKIGQGAKPGEGGQLPAPKVTVDIAAARGGTPGVELISPPPHHDTYSIEDLAQLIHDCKAARVRVVVKLVSSEGIGTIAVGVAKAGADVINVAGNTGGTGAAAVTSLKYAGRSAEIGVAEVHQALVANGLRQKVTLRCSGAHQTGSDVVTSALLGGDSFEFGTTALMMLGCVMAKNCNVKCPAGLTTNPEAFEGDPRALAQYLLNIAHDVRQILARLGLRSLREARGRTDLLQLLDHPASVGRLDVRGLLARVPEKVVTDPEYLEKDYRTDDALIEQVRAALVEGHEAALTIDGVLLGNADKSVGGQLGIDLERVLNHELRGVDLSAHPAVTTDDRGRRRLVDGALTVRTSGSAGQSYGVFTNDGTTLEHTGTANDGVGKSQSGGRIVVRAPGGGSAERGGNVLVGNFALFGATGGRTFVEGEAGDRFAVRNSGATAVVEGLGDFGCEYMTGGAVFNLGGFGKGLGNGMSGGFLYQYDPTGRVTERASTDSLLVFPVTETARGAFHEAAARLLLEWHLEATGSARAEQLLADWDTTRTHVYVGMPRALLLSQDADEILAAATRTELLDELATSVATDKLRAFKTDYRDRRTVLDGRAPALGDQGGDTFSLLSSYTVLAVAQDVAQERVPGAAPADPRVTEAVRNLVLTEDFQVKQRVVKYLRATFESFADDELATLIAVKRLDDAKRALTQRNNRSSDAPGTTGWIMHQNAKNAGRVRAARFDELLATAALDDIARRAPQAPVEVGA
- a CDS encoding fructosamine kinase family protein, whose amino-acid sequence is MPATHVKTFTDPDEATAEALGLEWLAEAEDAGGTRIARVLAHPEPTVLHLERITDGVPDRGQAERFGRSLAHTHAAGATHWGAPAPGFPSGRGMRVGRSRTPFVPAAEAPASWGEFFAEYRIRDFVRRIVDRGGFDGAEAAVFDRVADRVADGTLGSPQPALVGDGPARLHGDLWAGNVLWPTDRSEPTGAVLIDATPHGGHAETDLALLALFGLPRLETVLAGYDAESRLADGWQERVELHQLAPLLLHVFLFGGSYADDALRAARRYA